A window of the Phaseolus vulgaris cultivar G19833 chromosome 5, P. vulgaris v2.0, whole genome shotgun sequence genome harbors these coding sequences:
- the LOC137835397 gene encoding bifunctional riboflavin kinase/FMN phosphatase-like: MSCCCDFQGCNEEGAKVLGVIFDLDGTLLDSERASRGVLNEFLARYGKELDREKEDKKRLGMTQQDSAAIIVMEYELPLTPDQFINEITPMYRERWAKAKALPGANRLMKHFQKNGVPMALASNSLREYIDAKISHHKGWKESFSVIIGSDQVKAGKPSPYLFEEAAKKMGVDAVNCLVIEDSMVGVKAANAAKMKIVAIPSRREADCNGLANVVLHSLLEFQPELWGLPPFNDWLDDTLTIEPIHLSGLYVTGCLEEAPDSSTLALPDQAVGLYFGWVKIDADRNLKILVSINLDFSVVAYKKIRVYLIDSNSDLKQKQKMQIILVGYIRTWDNKELTSNALEKLEEYKSIARASLDLPSFTCL, encoded by the exons ATGAGTTGCTGCTGTGACTTTCAAGGCTGCAATGAAGAAGGAGCCAAGGTTTTGGGTGTCATTTTTGACTTAGATGGCACCCTTCTGGATTCTG AAAGGGCTTCAAGGGGTGTCTTGAATGAGTTTTTGGCAAGGTATGGAAAAGAACTGGACAGGGAGAAGGAAGACAAGAAGAGGCTGGGGATGACACAACAGGACTCAGCAGCTATAATTGTTATGGAATATGAACTTCCGTTGACACCCGATCAATTTATCAATGAAATCACTCCTATGTATAGGGAAAG GTGGGCAAAGGCCAAAGCACTACCTGGTGCGAATCGCCTTATGAAACATTTCCAGAAAAATGGAGTTCCAATGGCTCTTGCCTCGAATTCCTTGCGAGAATACATAGATGCCAAAATCTCTCATCACAAAG GTTGGAAAGAAAGCTTTTCTGTAATTATAGGAAGTGACCAAGTTAAAGCTGGGAAGCCTTCTCCATATTT ATTTGAAGAAGCTGCCAAGAAAATGGGTGTAGATGCAGTTAATTGCCTTGTGATTGAGGATTCCAT GGTTGGTGTCAAGGCAGCCAATGCTGCAAAAATGAAGATTGTGGCTATCCCATCTCGAAGGGAAGCTGATTGTAACGGCCTAGCAAATGTTGTTCTTCATTCACTTTTAGAGTTTCAACCTGAGCTATGGGGTCTTCCGCCCTTTAATGACT GGTTAGATGACACATTAACTATTGAGCCAATTCATTTGAGTGGTTTGTATGTTACTGGATGTCTCGAGGAAGCTCCAG ACAGTTCAACACTTGCTCTTCCTGATCAAGCTGTTGGGCTCTACTTTGGTTGGGTCAAGATCGATGCAGATAGGAACTTGAAGATACTGGTTAGCATTAATTTGGACTTCTCCGTTGTTGCCTATAAAAAAATA CGTGTTTATCTTATTGATTCAAACAGTGACCTGAAACAGAAGCAGAAGATGCAAATCATTCTTGTTGGCTACATAAGAACGTGGGATAATAAG GAACTCACGTCAAATGCTTTGGAGAAACTCGAAGAATACAAGTCTATTGCAAGAGCTTCACTGGATTTGCCATCATTCACTTGTTTATAG